GTGGTCTGCTTGGACAAGACCGGCACCCTCACCGTCGGAGACATTCAGTACGAAGACGTGCACGCCCTTGATGACACGACGGACGAGGAGATTCGCTCCGCGCTCGGTGCGCTCGCAGATGATGCGAACGCAAACGGCACGCTGAAGGCGGTCTCCGATGCGATCGGTCCGCCCGAGGGGTGGACCCGCTCGGCAACCGTGCCGTTCAATTCGGCGCGTAAGTGGAGTGCCGCATCGTTCAGCGGGCGCCTAACCTGGGTTCTCGGCGCGCCGGATGTGCTGCTGGCCGAGGACTCGCCAATCCGCGACCGAGTCACCGAACTCGCCCGTACCGGCCGACGGGTACTGCTGCTGGCCAGCAGCGCCGCGGCCGTGTTGGAGTCTCCCGAACTTCCGGACGACTTGCGGCCCCGCGCGCTGGTGACGTTGACCGAGCAGGTGCGGCCGGACGCCGCAGAGACGTTGCAGTATTTCGCCGATCAGGGCGTGACGTGCAAGGTCATTTCCGGGGACAACCCGCAGACGGTGGCCGCGATCGCCAAGACCGTGGGGCTTGAGGTCGATCTGGAGACCCTGGACGGGGTCGTTGACGCGCGCACTATCGGTACCGACCCCGATGAACTGCGCGAGATCGCGGATCGTACGACGGTGTTCGGACGGGTGTCGCCCGAGCAGAAGCGTGCGTTGGTGCAGGCATTGCAAGCCGACGGGCACGTGGTTGCGATGACCGGCGACGGAGTGAACGACGCGCTCGCGCTCAAGGACGCCGATATCGGCGTCGCGATGGGAAACGGCGCGCAGGCAACGAAATCAATCGCCCAACTCGTACTGCTCGACGGCCGGTTCTCGCACTTGCCCTCGGTGCTGGCCGAGGGGCGCCGGGTCATCGGCAACGTGGAACGCGTGGCGAACCTTTTCGTCGCGAAGAACGTGATGAGCCTGATCGCGATCCTCTCTGCAGCGGCGTTCGCGATGCCGTTCCCGTTCTTGCCGCGGCATCTGACCCTGGTGAGTGCAGTGACGATCGGAATTCCCGCATTCTTCCTCGCGCTCGGACCGAACAAGCGTCGATACGTACCAGGGTTCTTAAAACGCGTCCTGAGGTTCGCCGTGCCTGCCGGCGCGGTCGCCGGACTGGTAGTGCTCGCGTCGTACCTGTGGGCGAGTCAGTCGTACGGCGTACCAACCGGAGAGTTTGGCGAGCGGTGCGCGGTCACCGCTGATGCTGGCGGCATCACGCATATCGCCTGCTGGCAACCGGGCGCCGCAGCAACGGTGTCGCTATTGGTGGTGTTCTTCTGGATCTTGGTGGTGCTCGCTCGGCCATTCCGGGTATGGAAGGCGGCGTTGATCATCGCGATGATCGTGCTAGCAACACTGGCGTTCGCTATCCCGTTCGGTCGGGAATTCTTCAACTTCGACCTGCCGGCGGCGCTGTTCTGGCAGTCGCTGCTCGTGGGCCTACTCGGAGCTGTAGCCATCGAGATCATTTACCGGACGGCGCGCGATATGCGCGCCGCGGCCAACGCCTAGCG
The Cumulibacter soli genome window above contains:
- a CDS encoding HAD-IC family P-type ATPase is translated as MLPPSADEQENLSPSDVITADTGLTSAQVAERTAQGLTNAVDSSSSRSIWEIVKANVFTRFNAILGALFVLILITGSFADGLFGLVLVVNSGIGIVQEYLAKRKLDRLALLNAPITKVVRDGVVLEIPTAEVVQDDLVELRTGDQVPADGALLSSDGLELDESNLTGESDAVPKAVGDEVRSGTAVVAGAGRFVASAVGPNAYANKIAAEARVFTRARSEIQDSVNQLLKYITWVIVIALPLQIFSQARVVGDQGWREVVIRSTGGLVGLVPEGLVLLTSVAFLLAAVQLTRQQVLVQELPAVEGLARVDVVCLDKTGTLTVGDIQYEDVHALDDTTDEEIRSALGALADDANANGTLKAVSDAIGPPEGWTRSATVPFNSARKWSAASFSGRLTWVLGAPDVLLAEDSPIRDRVTELARTGRRVLLLASSAAAVLESPELPDDLRPRALVTLTEQVRPDAAETLQYFADQGVTCKVISGDNPQTVAAIAKTVGLEVDLETLDGVVDARTIGTDPDELREIADRTTVFGRVSPEQKRALVQALQADGHVVAMTGDGVNDALALKDADIGVAMGNGAQATKSIAQLVLLDGRFSHLPSVLAEGRRVIGNVERVANLFVAKNVMSLIAILSAAAFAMPFPFLPRHLTLVSAVTIGIPAFFLALGPNKRRYVPGFLKRVLRFAVPAGAVAGLVVLASYLWASQSYGVPTGEFGERCAVTADAGGITHIACWQPGAAATVSLLVVFFWILVVLARPFRVWKAALIIAMIVLATLAFAIPFGREFFNFDLPAALFWQSLLVGLLGAVAIEIIYRTARDMRAAANA